In Nocardioides jishulii, the DNA window GAACGAGGCGCCCTCGTGTGCTCGCTGGCGAGGGGTGGGTGCAGCGGCTGGGTGATCAGGCCTTCTCGGCCGCAGCCTTCTTCGTCGTCTTCTTCGTCGCGCTCTTGGACGTGGCCTTCTTGGCCGTCGTCTTCTTCGCCGCGGTCTTCGACGCCGCCTTCTTGGCCGTCGTCTTCTTCGCGGCGGCCTTCTTGGTCGTCTTCTTCGCCGTCTTCTTGGCGCCCTTCTTCGCGGGCCCCTTGTCGCGGCGCTCCTGCAGCAGCTCGGCCGCCCGCTCGAGGGTGATCGCCTCGACGGTGTCGTCCTTGCGCAGGGTGGCGTTGTACTCGCCGTCGGTCACGTACTCACCGAAGCGACCCGCCTTGACCACGATCGGCTGGCCGGAGACCGGGTCGTTGCCGAGCTCCTTCAGCGGAGCCGTGGCGGCGCCGCGCCCACGTGCCTTGGGCTGGGCGTAGATCTTCTCCGCCTCGTCCAGGGTGATCGTGAGGAGCTTCTCCTCCGCGTCGATGGTGCGGGAGTCGGTGCCCTTCTTCAGGTAGGGCCCGTAGCGACCGTTCTGCGCGGTGATCTCGACGCCGTCCTCACCGAGGCCGACGACGCGCGGCAGGCTGAGCAGCTGCACGGCCTGGTCGAGGGTGACGGTGTCGAGGCTCATCGACTTGAAGAGCGAGCTGGTGCGCGGCTTGGCACTCTTCTTGGCGTCCTCGGGCAGGAGCTCGGTGACGTAGGGACCGTAGCGACCGTTCTTCGCGACGACGGTCAGGCCGGTCTCCGGGTGCTGCCCCAGGACGACCTCCTCGCCGGCGGGGTTGGCGAGCAGCTCCTTGGCCTTGGCCACGGTGAGCTCGTCGGGCGGCAGGTCCTCGGGCACGTTGGCGCGCTTGCCCGCAGGCTCGCCGTCATCTCCAGGCCCCTCGATGTAGGGACCGTAACGGCCGACCCTCAGGTGGATGCCGGAGTCGGGGTCGCCGACCGGGAAGGTCGCCATCTCCCGGGCGTCGATGTCACCGAGGCCGGTGACCAGCGGCTGCAGGCCCTTGACCCGGTCGGAGCCCCAGTAGAACTCGCCCAGCTCGCTGACGCGGTCCTTCCGGCCGGCGGCGATCTCGTCGAGGATCGACTCCATCTCGGCGGTGAACTCGTAGGAGATCTGGCGGGGGAAGTGCTCCTCCATCAGGCGGATCACCGAGAAGGCGATCCACGCCGGGACCAGCGCGGTGCCCTTCTTGTAGACGTAGCCGCGGTTGATGATCGTGGAGATGATCGAGGCGTAGGTGGAGGGGCGACCGATCTCGCGCTCCTCCAGCTCCTTGATCAGCGTCGCCTCGGTGAAGCGCGACGGGGGCTTGGTCTCGTGGCCGCTCGCGCTGACGCTGGCCGCGCTGACGGCCGCGCCCTGCTCGAGGTCGGGCAGGCGGGTCTCGGCGTCGTCGCGCTGCTTGGACGTGTCGTCCAGGCCCTCGACGTACGCCTTGAGGAACCCGTGGAAGGTGATCACGCGGCCCGACGAGCCGAAGACGACGTCACGACCGTCGGCCGCGGTGCCGCCGATCCGCACCGAGACGGTGTGGCCGACGGCGTCCTTCATCTGGGAGGCGACGGTGCGCATCCAGATCAGCTCGTAGAGACGGAACTGGTCACCGCGCAGACCGGTCTGGGCGGGCGTCTTGAAGGTCTCGCCGGCGGGGCGGATCGCCTCGTGCGCCTCCTGCGCGTTCTTCACCTTGGAGGCGTACGTCCGGGGGCTGTCGGGCAGGTACTCCGCGCCGTAGAGCTCGCGCACCTGGTCACGCGCCGCACCGACCGCGGCCGACGACAGCGTCGTCGAGTCGGTACGCATGTAGGTGATGAAGCCGTTCTCGTAGAGGCGCTGGGCGACCGACATGGTCACCTGCGCGCTCATGCCGAGCTTGCGGCCCGCCTCCTGCTGCAGCGTGGTGGTGCGGAAGGGGGCGTAGGGCGAGCGGCGGTAGGGCTTCGACTCGACCGAGCGCACCTCGTACGAGGTCTCGCGCAGCGCGGAGGCGAGCGCCTCCGCGCCGTTGCGGTCGAGGTGGACGACGGAGTCGGACTTGAGCTCACCGGTCTGGGTGAAGTCGGAGCCGCGGGCGACGCGCTTGCCGTCGACGGAGTGGAGCTTGGCGGGGAAGATCCGCGGGTCGGCCTTGGCGCCGCCGTCGAAGGAGGCGTCGAGGTCCCAGTAGGAGGCGACGCGGAACTTCATCCGCTCCTTCTCCCGGTCGACCACGAGGCGGGTCGCGACCGACTGCACGCGGCCGGCGGAGAGGCCGCTCATGACCTTCTTCCACAGCACCGGGGAGACCTCGTAGCCGTAGAGGCGGTCGAGGATGCGACGCGCCTCCTGGGCCTCCACGAGGTCCATGTCGATGTCACGCGGGTTGGCGGCAGCCTCGAGGATCGCGGGCTCGGTGATCTCGTGGAAGACCATGCGGCGCACCGGGATGCCCTTGGGCTTCAGCTCGTCGAGGAGGTGCCAGGCGATGGCCTCTCCCTCGCGGTCCTCATCGGTGGCAAGGAAGAGCTCGTCGGCATCCTTGAGGAGCTGCTTGAGCTTGGTGATGTGGCTCTTCTTGTCGCGGGGCACCACGTAGTAGGGCTCGAAGCCGTTGTCCACGTCGACGCCCAGACGACCCCAGGGCTTGTCCTTGATCTTGGCCGGGGTCTCGGCGGCGCTCTGCGGCAGGTCACGAATGTGACCGATGGACGACTCGACGACATAACCCTTGCCGAGATATCCACCGATCTTGGTCGCCTTGGTCGGCGACTCCACGATGACCAGCTTGTGTGCCACTTGCGATTCCTTGCTCTTGAGCGCCCCAGGACAGGCCGAACGCCGCCACGGTAGCGCGTGGTCCCGACGGGAGTGTGAACAGGAGCGATTCGCAGCCGTGGTGCGGCAGACTCTGCGCCCATGAACGACGAGCCGCAGTCACCGCCTTCGCGTCTCGAGGTCATCCTCGGGATTCCGCTCCTGCCGTTCGTGCTGCTGCGTGACGCGCTGCGGGCAGTGTGGCGGGGCGTACGCCGCGTGGTCGCCGCCATCGCCGACGCCTTCCGACGGGCCCTGGACGCGTTGAAGCGGGCGGTGCTCCGCGTCCTGCGTACGCCGCTGCGCTGGACCTCCGCGCTGTTGCGCGCGGTGGGCCGGTTGTTGCGCCGCCCGTTCGAGTGGCTGGCCGCGGTCGGGCGCTGGGTCGGTCGCGGGATCGACGCCGTGCTGCGAGCAGTCGGTCGCGTGCTTGCGGCGCCCTTCCGCTGGCCCTCGGCAGCGCTGCGTTGGGTCGGTCGCGGGATCGAGGCGGGCCTCCGCGCCCTCGGTCGCCTGCTGGCTGCTCCTTGGCGCTGGGCTGTCGACGCGTGGCGTGGTTTGCGTGCGTGGGTGGTGCAGTTGCTCGGCGCTCCGGTCCGCTGGGCCGTGGCGATCGCCAAGGCGATCTGGCGCGCGATCGCGGCGCCGTTCCGGTGGGTGGGTCAGCGCGTACGCGGCGTCGCCCAGAGTGTGGGTGCGAGCCTGCGGCGTGGGCGGGCGGCGTTGCCGCGGCCGAGAATTGGGCGGGGTTGAGGCTCATGGATTTCGTCCCACCAGCGCCGCCGCACCTCACGGGTTCGGAGCCCTTCGCAGGCATCGACGCCTCAGTGATCGACTTCTGGAGGTTCGCCATGAGCGACCTCCGCACGAACAACGTCCGCGGCTACCTGGCGGAGTTTCTGGTGGCCAGAGCAGTGGGATCGACGGGTCGCCGTGTCGAGTGGGACTCGTGGGACGTCACTGCCCCCAATGGCACACGGATCGAGGTCAAGTCATCCGGCTACCTGCAGGCCTGGGCTCAAGCCAAGCTCAGCACCCCGACCTTCCGTGTCGCAACCGCTTACGCCTGGGACGCCGAGACCGCAACCTACTCGGCCGGGCAGGGCTTCAACGCCCACGTGTACGTCTTCTGTCTCCACACAGCAAGGACGCACGAGGAGTACGACCCACTGGACGTGGCCCAGTGGCAGTTCTACATCGCGCCGCGTGAGGTCGTGGAGGCACGCGCCGGGTCGCAGATGTCTCTGTCGACGTTGGAGCGCCTCTGTGGCCAAGCCGTCTCGTACGACGCGCTGCCTGCTGCGATCAGAGGGGCACGCGGGCCCCTTCAGCCTTTCCGCCCTCCTCAGGACAGCCCAGATGCGGGGACGTGACGTGCCCTCAGATGGACGGAATCGGCGTGCCTCCAAGCCTGGCTTCGACGTTTCACCGAGCGGGCACTTCATTGCTGCTTTCATAGCGCCATGAACCTCTGCCCCATCTGTTCTGGCCCGTTGCCGAACGGGTGGCCTGTGGCGCCCAACGACGAGTGTCTGAGTTGCGGGTATCACCCCCACAGTGGCTGGGAGTCGTTGCTAGAAGATCCCGAAGGTCGCTAGCGCTACAGCGACGGATCAAGGCGCGCCTCAGGGCCATTCGCGGGGAAATGACGTATGCAGAAGACCCACGAACGTGCGCGCATCGGCATGGCACGGAGAACATCTGTCGGCCCCTGCTGCCACTCTGGCTGCATGACCCAACTTGCTCTGATCATTCGACACAAGACGTTGCCCGGGAAGAGGGAGGACGTGCGTAAGGTCTGGGAGGCACACATGGCGCCCGCCGTAGCGGGCAATGACAGTCACCTGGCGTACTTCTACTGCTTCGACGACACCGATCCTGATGCGATCAGCGCTTTTCAGGTGTACGACAGCGCTGGGTCGTCGCAGCAGTTCCTCGAGACCGACGCCTATCGTGCGTACTTGCAGGACGTTGAGCCGCTGTTGTCCGGTCCTCCACAGGTCACTGCACTCACGCCTGTCTGGAGCAAGCAGGCGTAGCCGGTCGAGCGGCCGCTCCGACGCGGGAAGATGCCCGACTCGCGGCGGTGTGACGCAGCTTCCGGACCGCCCCGGCCACGGCCAGTACGTGCGTCAGGCTAGGTCCTCAAACGACTCTTCACCGGGCCTCCAGCACATCCACGCTTGATCCACGAAGCCGGTCAGCACCGCGATCTCCGGACCAGTCAGTGCTTCCCGGTCCGGGTGCAATGCGATCGCCCCGTTCGGGAACTCGATGCGCAGTCCGATCCCCGTCGCCTCGTGCGTGTGTTGAACCAGATTAGGGATCAAGGCACGAAGTGCGTCCGCGTAGCCCAGGTCGCCATCCGAGAACACGCGCCCCTGTGCCGTTTCGACTGTCGGCATCGCGTCGCAGTTCAGGACGGGCATGTCTTCTCCGAGGCCCTCGAACCGTAGTTGGACGTAGTCCTGAACGAACTGCACCGAGAACAATCGCGCCCCTACCAGCCTCCCCAAGAGGTCGTTCGGGATGTAGGTCGGCGGATCTTGGGACATGTCCACATGGTGCCGTATGAACTCTCCGAGCTTTCGCAGATCGGCGCGTCCCGCATGCGGCTTGTGACGCGACCCGGGCGGTACGCGGCGGAGTGACGCACGTCCAACGGACCCACCGAAGCCCCGACCGACGCACTGGCGCATCTGCGCGGCTCAGCGTTCGGTTTCCGCAACCTGACCAACCAATCGGCAGAAGACTACTCGGAGCCGGCGGGTTGGGACCCCGACTCCTACACTGTCAACTGCGATGAGCCTGAAGGTGGGACAGCGCAAGCGCAGGCTATGAGGCTCGCCGCGACTGGAAGCAGTGCGGCCCTTCTGAATGGAGTATTCGTGGACCCCTTCACGCTCGGGATGCTCACATCGGCATTGGGCGATCTAGTGGCGCGTGCGATTTCGCGAACTTGGCACGTCTTAACCGACGACTCTCCTCAAGTCACACTGCCTACGCCGAACTCTGCCTTCGCCGTGGACTTTCTTGATGAAGTAATCCTGACCGAGGCGCAATTCCGAAAGATCACACAGGTCCTGAATCACCCAAACATTCTCATGCTGGTCGAAGCTGCTTGCTATATACGTGCGCTCTATCCATCAGAGGCTCAAGCCGAACAATTTGCGGACCTTAAGAAATCCTTTGGTGACGTCTTCTCCTCGGCGATTGACAACGAATCAATCTTTGAATACCAAATCGAACCCCTGTGGACCGCCCTTGTTGAGCGTATTGATGAACTTCTGCCTGAAGAATCATCAGGAACGCTTTCCTCAGAGGAGCGCAACCAACTTCTCGAGCGAAAAGCCACTCTCCCGATTTCCGGGGGCTCGGCAAGCCATCCCAGATGGCTACGTCGGTACTTAGAAGTCGCCACCGACATCGCGCTTCTCTCTCGGGTCGCCGAACGATCTCGTGAGATACGAAGCCAAGCTGCCGGGCGCTTCGGAAATATGGATCTTCATCACTCCCTGGAGTCTCACACCGATAAGACACTCGGAGATCTCTATATTCAGCGAGACCTGCAAACCCTTGACGGCGAGAATGTCCCAACACGCGAGGCGATTGGTCTTGGGCGGCGAGTACGCGCAGTGGTCACGGGGCACCCTGGCAACGGGAAAAGCACATTGACCCAACGCATCATGACTATGATCGCCGACGAAAGCGAATCGCACGCCCCACTCTTGATTCGTGTCCGTGAACTCAATGCCGAAAACCTAATCCTAGATGAGTTGGTCACTGCCGTGCAGCGACTTTATCAAGATACCTTGGTCGACCGCAGTGATGTTGAAACACTGCTGCTGCTGGGTAGGGCATATGTGATTTTCGACGGACTCGACGAAGCGCTCGAAAAATCTAAGAGAATCAAAGTGGTAGAACAGATTCAGAGTTTCTCGAGGCAGTATCCGCTCAGCGCAATTCTGGTAACTTGCCGAGAAGTAGGATACGAAGACGCGCCACTTGATCGAACATTCGGCCGGTTCAGGCTTCGCCCCTTCACGCTGGCACAGACGCGAGAATATGCCGAGAAATGGTTCTCCAGCGAGGAAGGGGGATTGGAGCGCGTCGAGCCATTCATGAAAGAGGTCGCGGCATCCCCTGAGCTCGCAGAGAACCCACTGATGCTCTCGCTTCTTTGTGCACTCTATAAGAATCGTGGCCATATCCCACGAAACCGCCGCTCTGTCTACTCTGATTGCGCCGACCTTCTATTTCGTCGCTGGGACTCAATGCGCGATATCGATCAGCCGGCGGATCACATCAATCACGGCCAAGATATTATGGAAGAGATCGCAATGTTCTTCTTCCGGAGCGAAAGCGTTCAAGCGGGCATCGAAGAGCGCCAACTGCGAGACGTAATCGCTGGATACCTGCGGGACAGCGCCGGGGTTCTTCAAGGACATTCACGCCAGCGGGCAAGCGCATTCCTCGAGTTCTGCGCAGATCGCGCGTGGTTGCTCGGGGTGGATGGATCCCGTCACGGAGAGCGGGTCTTCGTCTTCACCCACCGCACCTTCATGGAGTACTTCGCCGCCGAAGGAACTGTGCGAACCATCTCGGACACTGCGCGAATTGCGGACATCATTTACGAGACATACCGGAAGAATCCAGGCTCCGTCCTTCCGGAACTTATCGTCAGCGCAGCCGAAGCAGGTCAGCGTGATCGAGTTCGTGACATCATCAACGCGCTGAAGGAAAAGGAGCGAATCGTTGGCACTTTGTTGCCGCTTCGTTTGCGAATTGCTGGAGTTCTGAACTTGCGTCCACGGCATCTTGACGAAATGATCGAAGAGGCGTTCTTGGCCCTTTCAAGCGATTGGAACGCGAACGCAACAACAATCTCGAGTCACCTGTTTGCTCTTCCGCGCAACCCTAGAGAGCGAGTTGGGGCCTATGCCCTCAATCCGTCTGAGATCGGCAAACCTGAGGATGCTGCGCTTTCCCCCGGAAGAACGAATACCCTGCTGAGGGCTTGGGCCGAGTTCTCGCTCGAAACAGGTGTGGTCCAGCGCGGCCATGAGTGGGAAGAACTCCTAGGTTCATGTTGGAGCCAGGCGATAGCGACTGGCGATATTCAAGACGAATGGACTCGCTTCTACGGAAAGCACTACTTGGGTATCGCTGAACTTGGCTCGTCTCTTGACCGAAAGTGGTTCGCTCCAGCAGTGGGCGGCGCTCCGCGGCCTGCCGGGAAAGCCATTCTTTCTGCTGGAATTCTTGAGGGAACTATCCCGCCAAGCCTAGTTGAAGTGCACTTGGAGATGGACGGTAGCGAGAAGCCGCGCTTCTCTTACGATGAGGCCAAGAAACTCTATGAGATGCTGGCAGCGGTGCTGGCTGAGGCGAATCAGGCGCCCCTGGTGGACTGCCCGGAGTCGCGCAGGTTCGCGCTCATCTGCGCAATGGTCACTTGGGAACTCACCGGGAGATTTGGGTGGGTCTTGGAGGAACTTGAGGCACTTCTCGGATTCAGCATCGCGTCGTTGGTGTCCCACCGTGAGGAGAACCGTATAGCCGACGCCGAGTTAGACTTGCTGGAGGCCGAACTAGAGTGGGAGCGGCTTAAGTTGCCGCGCGCTTCTGCTGCCGACAGGGCCACGACGAAGCGTTCCGTGAACGCCCTCTTCCCTCGCTGGGCGAAGAACTGGATGACCGGGAGGGTCGGCTTGCTCGGAGACTAGTTCTCCTACGTAATGACCATTGCCTTGAGAGTTGACGTTATCTTAAGTGCTTGGGGACCACCGGGGCCCTCGCGCAGCGGTGACGGCCTGATGGAGACTCTGTGAATCCGCTGGGAAGAGCTGCTCGCGGCCGATGCTCACGTCAATGCTGAGGCGACCTGGACGATCTACCAGAGACTCACCCCACCTGCCGCGAGCATGTCGATGCCTGGGCGTGAATTGATGGGAACCTGATCAGATCGGTCCGCACTGGCGGCCCGCGGTCGCTGGTCGCGGTCATCCCGCTGGGAAAGACCTCGGAGAGGCGTGCCGTCGACGTGCTGGCCTACTTGGACAGGTTGGCACGTCGGTCCTGGCAACGGAGGCGATCAATAGGCGGCTTCAACACCTGCGCGGTTCGTCCCAAGGGTTCCACAGCCTAACCAACCATTTGGCCGGACTGTTGCTCGAAGCCGGAGGTTTCAGACCCTGACGATTACACCTTGGACTGAGGGGGAAAGGTGATGCGTCTTTGTGGGTGGAATGCCGCAGGCTCGGTTCCGCCGCAGGTCGCGCGCCTTGGACAGCGTCTCGCTCCCCATCTCTCGTACTGTCACAGCCCACCTCAACCAAACCGCAACCCCCGCCGCTGCCTCTGCCATTCACCTACCGTGCTGCCGTGAGCCAAGACGTACCGGACGAGAAGCTGATGAAGCTGCGCTACGCGGGCGTCTGCCGTGTGTGCAGTGCCGACCTGCCCGCCAAGACCCCCGCGATCTACGAGCGCTCCACCAAGACCGTGCGATGCGTGGAGCACGCCGGCGCTTCGGCCACCGACGAGCCAGCCGAGGCGCGCGTCACGGTGCCCGACCCCGCTTCCACCTCAGAGCCAACGGTCCCCCCGACCCCCGAGCCAGTCATCGACACCGGCACCGCCGGCGCCTCGGCCCGCCGCGAGTTCGAGCGCCGCAAGCAGCGGCGGGAGGACCGCGTACGGGAGAAGCACCCGAAGATCGGCGGCCTCCTGCTGGCCCTGTCCGACGACCCGCAGACGACGACTGCGTGGAACACCGGCGCGCTCGGGGAGGAGCGGCTGGGTGCGGGTCTCGACTCGCGCGGCTCCGAACAGCTCCGGCTGCTGCACGACCGCCGGATCCCGCGCAGCCGGGCCAACATCGACCACCTGGCCGTCACGCCTACCGGGGTCTACGTCATCGACGCCAAGAAGTACGCCGGTCGCCCCCACCTCGAGGTCGAGGGCGGCATCCTGCGCCCCCGCGTCGAGAAGCTCCTCGTCGGACGCCGCGACTGCACCAAGGTCGTGGACGGGGTGCTCAAGCAGATCGAGGTGGTCAAGGGCGTGCTCGGTGACTCGGTCCCCGTGCACGGCGTCCTGTGCTTCGTCGAGGCCGACTGGCCCCTGATCGGTGGCTCGTTCACCACCCGCGAGGTGGCCGTGCTGTGGCCCAGGAAGCTCTACTCGAGACTCGCCGCCGCCGACGGTCCGCTGGACGCGGAGGCCATCGCTGCCGCCCACCAGCAGCTCGCCCGGGCACTCCCGCCCGCCTGACTTTTGCCCGAGACCCGTTCGGTCAATGCCGTGCGGGGTGGCCGCGCAGCAGGCACTCTTCGTCCATGGGTCGACGAGGCGTTCTGGCAGTGGTGGTGCTCACGGTGGCTCTGGCGGTGACCAGCGGTGGCTGGTACCTGAGCGCCAACGGCGGCCACGAGGAGGAGTTCGCCTCCTGTCGCTTCGAAGGCAACACCCTCGTCCTGACCTACCTGCACGGTGTCAGGACGAGAGTCGAGCCGAGCATCGACGCCAGAGGTGGCGACCTGGTCGTGTCACTGCGTACGCGCTCCGGCGGCGGCGTGCAGCCCGCGATCGCGCTCTTCGGCGAGGTGCAGTTCCAGTCGTTCAGCGGGCCCACCACCGTGCGCTACCCCGACGGCCGTGTCCTCGACTGCGGGCACACCGAGAGTGAGACGAAGGCACGTCTCCCGCGGCCGCGCACCAAGGTGGGCAAACGCTGATCCTGGCCCCGGCCTGGCCCTACGACCGTGGGAGCTCCATCTCTGGCGAAGCGGGGCTGCCCCCTCCTGGAGTGAAAAGTCACGACTTCACGTGTGGGCCACCGGCATCGTGGCGCTCTTCGTCATCGTCGGCGACAGCTACACCAAGACACGGCGCCTGCTCGGGACGCGCGCTCAGTGAGCGGCGTCCACAGCCTCCGTGCCACCCACCGGCACCACCGTCGCGCGCGGGCCGCGGAAGAGCACGTACGAGGTCAGCGCGCCGAGCACCATGACCCCGGCGGCCACGACGAAGACGTCGCCGTACGCGTTCGCGAAGGCCGGCATCTGGCCCGTGCCCTCGGCGAGGGCGTCGGCCACCGACGAGGTGTAGAGCGCCGTGAAGACGGCCACCGCGACCGAGCCGCCGACGTGCATCGAGGCGTTGGCGAACGCCGAGGCGACACCGGCGTCGTGCGGGTCGACGCCCGAGAGGGCCAGGTTCTGCAGCGGCACGAAGATCAGCGAGAAGCCGAGGCCCATCACGACCAGCCCGGGCAGCACCTCACTCCAGTAGCTGCCCTCGGCGGTGATCCCGCTGAGGAAGAGGAGGCCCGCCGCCGCGAGCAGCGGTCCCACGGTCAGCACCATGCGCGGGCCGAAGGTGGTGAAGAGCTTGGTCGAGATCGGCGCGGTCGCCATGATCACGACGGTCATCGCCACGTTGCCGAAGCCCGCAGCCAGCGGGCTCATGCCGAGCACGATCTGGAAGTGGAAGGTCAGGAAGAGCATCGCGCCGACCATGACGACGCCGACGAAGGACTGCAGCAGGAAGGCGCCGCCGCGCGTGCGGTCACGTACGACGCGCAGGGGCAGCAGCGGGTGGGACGTGCGCGTCTGCCACCACAGGAAGGCGACCATCAGGACGGCACCGGCGGCCAGGAAGCCCAGGGTGTCGACCTCGAGCCAGCCGTGCTCGGCGAGCGCGAAGCCGTAGACCAGCGAGGCGAGCGCGAGCGCCACCAGGACGGTGCCGACGAGGTCGTAGCGGGTGTCGCCCTCGGCCTTGCTCTCGACGAGCAGGAGCTTGCCGCCGATGAGTCCGGCGACCACGAAGAAGAGGTTGACCAGCAGGCACCAGCGCCAGTCGGCGTACTGGGTGAGCGCGCCACCGAGCAGGAAGCCGAACGCGGCACCCGTGCCCGCGATGATGCCGAAGACGGCGAAGGCGACGTTGCGGTCGCGACCCCGCGGGAAGAGCACGGAGAGCATCGCCAGCGCGGAGGGGGCCAGCAGCGCCGCGAAGACGCCCTGGAGTCCGCGCGCCGCGATCAGCTCGGTGCCCGACTGGGCCAGGCCGCCCCACGCGGAGGCGGCGCCGAAACCGACCATGCCCACCATGAAGGTGCGCTTGCGTCCCCAGTAGTCGGCGATGCGGCCGCCGAGCAGGAGCAGCGCGGAGAAGGTGATCGCGTAGGCCGTGACGACCCACTGGCGCTGGCTGTCGTCGATGCCGAGCTCGGCCTGGGCGGCCGGCAGCGCGATCGCGACGATGGTGCCGTCGAGCACCACCATCAACTGGGTGAGGCCGAGGACGACGAGCGCCCACCAGCGGGTGGAGGGGTTGGGCAGGGCTGAAGACACGCAAAACTCCAGAGGATTCGTGACTGCTCTGGAGGTTTCCAGCCTCGGACACACCACGCTCAGCGCGGGTGCCAACACCCGGTCCGAACCGAGTCAGGGGAAGAAACTATCGCGCCGGGGCGTCAGGATCCGCACGGACGGAGCGGTGACGTACGCAACACGGGTCGCGTCAGTCCCGCGCCAGGCGAATGCCCAGCGTCACGCCGGCGGCCACCATCGCCATGATCCCAACGCCACCGATCGCGTAGGCGAAGCCCAGCACGAGCTCGGGGTCAGCGCTGTTGCGCAGGCCGCCGTGGACGACACCGGCCACGAACAGGAAC includes these proteins:
- the topA gene encoding type I DNA topoisomerase gives rise to the protein MAHKLVIVESPTKATKIGGYLGKGYVVESSIGHIRDLPQSAAETPAKIKDKPWGRLGVDVDNGFEPYYVVPRDKKSHITKLKQLLKDADELFLATDEDREGEAIAWHLLDELKPKGIPVRRMVFHEITEPAILEAAANPRDIDMDLVEAQEARRILDRLYGYEVSPVLWKKVMSGLSAGRVQSVATRLVVDREKERMKFRVASYWDLDASFDGGAKADPRIFPAKLHSVDGKRVARGSDFTQTGELKSDSVVHLDRNGAEALASALRETSYEVRSVESKPYRRSPYAPFRTTTLQQEAGRKLGMSAQVTMSVAQRLYENGFITYMRTDSTTLSSAAVGAARDQVRELYGAEYLPDSPRTYASKVKNAQEAHEAIRPAGETFKTPAQTGLRGDQFRLYELIWMRTVASQMKDAVGHTVSVRIGGTAADGRDVVFGSSGRVITFHGFLKAYVEGLDDTSKQRDDAETRLPDLEQGAAVSAASVSASGHETKPPSRFTEATLIKELEEREIGRPSTYASIISTIINRGYVYKKGTALVPAWIAFSVIRLMEEHFPRQISYEFTAEMESILDEIAAGRKDRVSELGEFYWGSDRVKGLQPLVTGLGDIDAREMATFPVGDPDSGIHLRVGRYGPYIEGPGDDGEPAGKRANVPEDLPPDELTVAKAKELLANPAGEEVVLGQHPETGLTVVAKNGRYGPYVTELLPEDAKKSAKPRTSSLFKSMSLDTVTLDQAVQLLSLPRVVGLGEDGVEITAQNGRYGPYLKKGTDSRTIDAEEKLLTITLDEAEKIYAQPKARGRGAATAPLKELGNDPVSGQPIVVKAGRFGEYVTDGEYNATLRKDDTVEAITLERAAELLQERRDKGPAKKGAKKTAKKTTKKAAAKKTTAKKAASKTAAKKTTAKKATSKSATKKTTKKAAAEKA
- a CDS encoding putative quinol monooxygenase, with translation MTQLALIIRHKTLPGKREDVRKVWEAHMAPAVAGNDSHLAYFYCFDDTDPDAISAFQVYDSAGSSQQFLETDAYRAYLQDVEPLLSGPPQVTALTPVWSKQA
- a CDS encoding NACHT domain-containing protein encodes the protein MDPFTLGMLTSALGDLVARAISRTWHVLTDDSPQVTLPTPNSAFAVDFLDEVILTEAQFRKITQVLNHPNILMLVEAACYIRALYPSEAQAEQFADLKKSFGDVFSSAIDNESIFEYQIEPLWTALVERIDELLPEESSGTLSSEERNQLLERKATLPISGGSASHPRWLRRYLEVATDIALLSRVAERSREIRSQAAGRFGNMDLHHSLESHTDKTLGDLYIQRDLQTLDGENVPTREAIGLGRRVRAVVTGHPGNGKSTLTQRIMTMIADESESHAPLLIRVRELNAENLILDELVTAVQRLYQDTLVDRSDVETLLLLGRAYVIFDGLDEALEKSKRIKVVEQIQSFSRQYPLSAILVTCREVGYEDAPLDRTFGRFRLRPFTLAQTREYAEKWFSSEEGGLERVEPFMKEVAASPELAENPLMLSLLCALYKNRGHIPRNRRSVYSDCADLLFRRWDSMRDIDQPADHINHGQDIMEEIAMFFFRSESVQAGIEERQLRDVIAGYLRDSAGVLQGHSRQRASAFLEFCADRAWLLGVDGSRHGERVFVFTHRTFMEYFAAEGTVRTISDTARIADIIYETYRKNPGSVLPELIVSAAEAGQRDRVRDIINALKEKERIVGTLLPLRLRIAGVLNLRPRHLDEMIEEAFLALSSDWNANATTISSHLFALPRNPRERVGAYALNPSEIGKPEDAALSPGRTNTLLRAWAEFSLETGVVQRGHEWEELLGSCWSQAIATGDIQDEWTRFYGKHYLGIAELGSSLDRKWFAPAVGGAPRPAGKAILSAGILEGTIPPSLVEVHLEMDGSEKPRFSYDEAKKLYEMLAAVLAEANQAPLVDCPESRRFALICAMVTWELTGRFGWVLEELEALLGFSIASLVSHREENRIADAELDLLEAELEWERLKLPRASAADRATTKRSVNALFPRWAKNWMTGRVGLLGD
- a CDS encoding nuclease-related domain-containing protein — encoded protein: MSQDVPDEKLMKLRYAGVCRVCSADLPAKTPAIYERSTKTVRCVEHAGASATDEPAEARVTVPDPASTSEPTVPPTPEPVIDTGTAGASARREFERRKQRREDRVREKHPKIGGLLLALSDDPQTTTAWNTGALGEERLGAGLDSRGSEQLRLLHDRRIPRSRANIDHLAVTPTGVYVIDAKKYAGRPHLEVEGGILRPRVEKLLVGRRDCTKVVDGVLKQIEVVKGVLGDSVPVHGVLCFVEADWPLIGGSFTTREVAVLWPRKLYSRLAAADGPLDAEAIAAAHQQLARALPPA
- a CDS encoding MFS transporter; amino-acid sequence: MSSALPNPSTRWWALVVLGLTQLMVVLDGTIVAIALPAAQAELGIDDSQRQWVVTAYAITFSALLLLGGRIADYWGRKRTFMVGMVGFGAASAWGGLAQSGTELIAARGLQGVFAALLAPSALAMLSVLFPRGRDRNVAFAVFGIIAGTGAAFGFLLGGALTQYADWRWCLLVNLFFVVAGLIGGKLLLVESKAEGDTRYDLVGTVLVALALASLVYGFALAEHGWLEVDTLGFLAAGAVLMVAFLWWQTRTSHPLLPLRVVRDRTRGGAFLLQSFVGVVMVGAMLFLTFHFQIVLGMSPLAAGFGNVAMTVVIMATAPISTKLFTTFGPRMVLTVGPLLAAAGLLFLSGITAEGSYWSEVLPGLVVMGLGFSLIFVPLQNLALSGVDPHDAGVASAFANASMHVGGSVAVAVFTALYTSSVADALAEGTGQMPAFANAYGDVFVVAAGVMVLGALTSYVLFRGPRATVVPVGGTEAVDAAH